The nucleotide window TTCTCCGGAATTGCTTCAATCGGAAGAAAAAAGCCCAGAAGAAAAGCAACAAATTAAAGCTTACGTGTCAACCGACATCTTCTCCTTGggctgtttgttttttagttACATCACGATGGGCGGTCATCCTTTTGCCAAAGAAAAGATTATCATCGAGTTTGTAACCGTTGCCAACATTTTCAAAGGGAAAAAGTATCTCGGCAAAGACGGCTATGGTAACTAATCCGAGATCAAATCAATTCTTATCAAGACATAATTTATTCTTGCTTCTATTTAGAACTAGGTCTATCCAAGGATCATTATGCATTTTCAATGATTGACGGCATGACGGAGGTGAATCCAACCAGCCGTTGGACACTAGACCGCGTTTTGAAAACTTTAGAAAATCAGAAGCTGAAACTTGCACAGGATGAAGACAATAAACATTGAAATCTgtcaaaatcttgttaaaaAAAGACAGTTTAAGATGAACATACACGGCACTTTAGGTATGCACAAAACAAATCTTACGGCAGCTTAGACGGACTACCCATATCTGGATCGGTATATTATCCATACTATTAGACCATGTTCCCTCTGTGATAAAGCCCCAGTTAAACATCATATAACGAATCAGTTAAACGAATAATCagatacataaataaaaaaatgggatgCATCAATTCAAAAAAGACCTGGTTGATATTTAACGGACGCTCATATTTGTCATAAAAGAACATTATTACAAAAATACCGATTGCGTTGAAAATAGATGTGACGAAATCTACTCTTTCCGTTTGTCGTTTAAATCAAATGGGCATGTCTAAGAGTCTCGGATCAAGATAAGATAATGACATTTCAAATTTCCTCTCAACGGTTTTGAATTGCACATAAGTAAGCAGATACATCTTTACCGTTACTAGTGATTTAGAGTACTTCAAACTGTGCGAAGCTTTCTTGTTTTATTGAGTTAAGTCAGATTGAAAAGAAGGTGCAACACCACAAATGGCAGATCCTGATCCCGAACGTACGTTTTTCAAAATGCAATATTTAAAGATTTCctattaaatgtttaaaattggagcttttttttttttttttaactttaagtTTTATACAAGCCGTACAGGATAATGCTAAAACATTATTTGTGTAAAAATGCTTGCCCGTTAAGTTTCTTACCGGTACTTTACCtaaaattttgccaaaaatcaCTTTTGGAGCCGTTACAACTATCTATTTATCTATCTAATCTGTAAAGGCGGAATTGAGACGTTTATAGTACTGGGCAAACTTTACGTATTCGCTGATTTAATTGTCTTTTGTTTAAACCTGCTTTGCGCTCCGGTTCGTGCCTTAAAAACAGCCTACTATGACAAAAACGAAGTTCTTGGAAGAGGAGAACACACTACTGTTTTTGCAGGGGATCCAGGTTTGGCCGTCAAGAGAATTGAAAAGGAAAGGATGGTTGAAAGATTGCGAGACAGAGAAGAGGCAGCAATGAGACAAATGGATCATCCAAACGTCATAAAACTTGTTGATGTCCAAGAAACTCCAAATTTCAAgtacaaaatgaaatattgaCCTCAAACAATTCTAATACTTAATTATACTTCAACTCATCAGGTTTTGGATACTTGAACGATGTTTAGGGACGGTTCGTGACTACATTAACGGTGATAAAATGTACAAGGATCACATGCCAACGGAGGTTGAAGCCTTGATGCAAATGGCAAGCGGATTGGCTTACATCCACTCGCAAAATATTGTCCATCGAGATATCAAGCCAGATAACGTGCTCATTGCCAACAATTCTGATCCAAAACtcaaatttgttttgaaaatttcgGATTTCGCGTGCTCTAAACCCATGACGCAAGACGGAAAACATTCTTATACCGGCCCTAGAGGAACCAGGGCTTATCATGCTCCCGAGTATCTTCGACTAGAGGACGGTAAAATGAAAGAtgaggaaatgaaaaatatcaGAGAGGACAAATCGATCGACATTTTCCCCTTGGGCTGCCTGTTTTTCACTTACATCGTTAAAAAAGGGACTTCCATTCATCTATTTTCGACACCAGGAAAGCCATTTAACTTGCAAGAAAAGGATGAGAGTGACGTCACTGAGAATATCCGGAACGACAGAAAGTATATCGAAGAGAATGGTAAGAACTGTGGTTACGTAACCTGCATAAGGATAGAAATTCAGATTCTTTTCTAACGTGTTATTTGATTAAGGAATACCAAGCGAACACTATGCGTTTAAAATGATTGACGGAATGACTAAAGCTCGTTCTGAACATCGCTGTGTTGCGGTTCGTCGGCCGGCGAGCGGTTTCAGCCGAACAAACCGAATGAAAAGGGGACTTAAACTAATTCCTTATTACTAGAGTAATATAAGACTTACAAATGACTAGGGTTTACACAAATATATTTAACACTTACGCGGGGGTAGCCAGCACAAACAGCACAGCCCTCCCTTAGGACCAGTCTCACACACGTGAGACGAGATGACATTCACACAGTACGTCAGTACGCACACCACGACAATCACACCCCGTCTGCTATGGGCCACCCAATTTCTCCATGGGCCACTTACGCCCTCTAGTCGGTCTACATACGGGCCTCGGGGTACAGACATAAAAAGGGGTAAGGGGATAGATGAGCCGTCTGCTACAGCTGGGTTTTGAACGAAGGTAAACCTGGAAAAAATTCAGTGCTAGGCACTTTGGAAATGGAATTGCAACGTGAATAACAGAAGACATAATTCAGTTGACTTGCATAGTAGATTAACAGAATTTTGATCAATTTAATTTGATTGATAAAGACGAAACGTTCAGGTACAGAAAAACTAATCGTGTCACAtgatttgtttcttcttaaatagACATCTTTAGCAGCCTCTTGTGATTAATTTCATGTCCTTACGTAAAGTATAAATTTCTCAGTTACTGTCGATCACCTGAGTTGATCCGGTTGTCTGTGCGATAGCAGCAAATTGTTCTCGTTCCAGCAAATTGAAGTATTATGATGATGACACTCACGTTGGTCATCAATGAAGCACTAAACAAAAAGTGTTACTCGAAAATTGTTAcgtaactaaaaaaaaatccaagaAACGTGTCGTCctatttgaatttcaaagACGATTTGCCGTGCACTATCTGTAATCAATAACGCAGCCACAGGTGGGAGACGAACTGTTCTGTCGTCAGTTGGCTGCCtctcgtttttatttaaagaGGTAAAGGATAGGGCTGCAAAAGGAACAGTTTTTATGTTATTCCAGCCGGGGTGTAGGTAAacaattttatatttttttttctaagttcaTTAACAGCCGGCTGGGAAGtccaaaagaaataaaaaaataattaacaaaaaagatatgaagcggccatcatggattttttttaTCCCCCTTTCCCTCAGTATCAATGACCTAACAAATTCCCCTACCTACAGAAATGTGCTGCTTTCTGGAACTGCCGAGTATAAAGGCTGAGACATCATTAATGTCCAAGGACTTCTGCCGGCACGTGCAACTCTTTATACGCAATGCCTGTGGCACACCTGTAAAATCCCAACTCATCCTCATGTTTTCGGATATAACTAAACGGCAACGTAAATGCGTAAATATACCTAGAACTAGATGGGCTACCATCGACATGAAAGACTGCACGAATCAGGTGGGGGATGGAACTGGAATTGTCTCGCACACTCAATTGCAAACAGAATGGAAATCCATTAAAGTCTGTTGCAAGGAAACAGCTGGAAGGCACAgaccattctttttctttatttccaGACTATCCACtcgatatattttttaaatcgataTTTCTCTGCAATCGTTAAATCAATAACGACCAGCAGCTCGCGTGATGAAAATCTCTGAAAGCTTTTCGGAAAGCATCCGGAACATTGTcatatgaaaaaataaaataaataaacttcctagttttttctttatgtgcATAGTCTATACAGAAAGGAGACCAAGCTTTTCTATTTCTGCATCTTTCTTCTATTGCGTATTGAACGCGTTCAGCCGGATCGTGCCCAGCGGAAGACGTCGATCGATAAGGGACCTTAGCTGTTTGGGTTGACACGTGaaagtctttttcttttgcacgTCCCTGTCTCGTGCAAAGTCCACCCGAATCCAATCTTCCACCCGCCCACAGTTCACGACAAATGTGGAAGCCGTATACGATCTATCCTAAAACACACTTATTTACCCAAACGAAAAGCCTATAATACAACCATATATACATTTACACtgaaatttccatttttacCAAACATTAAACAATggaatgtttttaaaaattcaatcgTGACGTTTGGATTGAGACGCAATCACATCAAAAGTTGACGTTGACTTCTATTCGATAGCCAAATGGTATATACACGTGCTGAACTTTATCGATATGAAACAGTTCCACTCATAGCGGTTGTCATGTACATTTATTTTATACAAGTGGGAACTTTGAAAGCTATAAATAAACATAAGGTACAGCcaaaagaagataaaaaaaaggccaatttTCTTCGCTTTACCTGTTGCCGGGATAGTTGCCCTGGATTTCGCGCACTTGCCCGTAATGATTCTTTTTCCGTTCCTTTCACGACATCCGGCTTTCTAGCCCGTTTTTCGCTGTGTTACCCGCTTGAATGGCTACTGCGTGAAGGCCTTACTATATACTAATTAATCAAATCAAGCTATAGAGTTCAGGTGTAGATGGTGAAAAGCAAAAGACGTGCGAATGGACGGCACGAGGTTGAGAGGCACGTGAATTCAGCACGGTTACCATGGCAACAAGTAATAGCAGCCCCTTTATAGGTCAAAAGAAAGTTTTTGTTGCATTTCTAAGGATTTAAAATGTTCTCGCCCGAATACTATTTAATATCTTATACACAACTCTAATTCAATCACGACGGCAACAGGGAACATTCTAAGAGACCGTGCGTTCTTTATCGTCTCCTGCGCACTTGTAAGTTTACCGATTTTGCCCTTCATGTACGTTCTACTGCTGGGGGAGGGGGCATCCTTGTGTACTGTCGTATATCTTTTCAAATCATGTTTAAATCTTGGCTTTGACACGTTCCAAGTGAACACGAGGAGACAGGGAATTGCGTAGCAAACGTGGGGATTTTCGATCTATCAGATGTTGACACGCTGGCAACGCGGAACGTGACACTTCTGTTGGGAatcgttttacttttttccCGTTTATTGACCGATTTGGATGTGTTCTATTTCTCAATCCAATCGCTAAAAAGagtataataaaaaaaaaaaaaaaaaacaaaaaaactgctGCATCTTCATGATTTAATATTTCATTCCATTTCCTCTGCGCGTTCACGAAAATGGCGCACAT belongs to Daphnia magna isolate NIES linkage group LG1, ASM2063170v1.1, whole genome shotgun sequence and includes:
- the LOC116921401 gene encoding serine/threonine-protein kinase/endoribonuclease IRE1 isoform X1, yielding MADPDPEPYYDKNEVLGRGEHTTVFAGDPGLAVKRIEKERMVERLRDREEAAMRQMDHPNVIKLVDVQETPNFKFWILERCLGTVRDYINGDKMYKDHMPTEVEALMQMASGLAYIHSQNIVHRDIKPDNVLIANNSDPKLKFVLKISDFACSKPMTQDGKHSYTGPRGTRAYHAPEYLRLEDGKMKDEEMKNIREDKSIDIFPLGCLFFTYIVKKGTSIHLFSTPGKPFNLQEKDESDVTENIRNDRKYIEENGIPSEHYAFKMIDGMTKARSEHRCVAVRRPASGFSRTNRMKRGLKLIPYY
- the LOC116921401 gene encoding serine/threonine-protein kinase/endoribonuclease IRE1 isoform X2; this translates as MADPDPEPYYDKNEVLGRGEHTTVFAGDPGLAVKRIEKERMVERLRDREEAAMRQMDHPNVIKLVDVQETPNFKFWILERCLGTVRDYINGDKMYKDHMPTEVEALMQMASGLAYIHSQNIVHRDIKPDNVLIANNSDPKLKFVLKISDFACSKPMTQDGKHSYTGPRGTRAYHAPEYLRLEDGKMKDEEMKNIREDKSIDIFPLGCLFFTYIVKKGTSIHLFSTPGKPFNLQEKDESDVTENIRNDRKYIEENGIPSEHYAFKMIDGMTKARSEHRWVLNEGKPGKNSVLGTLEMELQRE